In Comamonas sp. lk, the following proteins share a genomic window:
- a CDS encoding type IV pilin protein, with protein MKKQTLQHSFTLIELMIVVAVIGVLAAIAYPAYTDSILKGRRAQARAALAELLQQQERYMTQRNCYAGFTTNSSTGVATATSPGSACGGVTPSSVPFKTFAGDSLANASYILSATACPDGSGGSLSIASCVKAVATPIRADPAVNVLEMTSSGTKTCTGTASTSNPRLCWP; from the coding sequence GTGAAAAAACAAACACTCCAGCATAGTTTCACCCTGATCGAACTCATGATCGTCGTCGCAGTCATTGGCGTACTCGCAGCCATTGCCTACCCTGCCTACACCGACTCCATTCTCAAAGGACGCCGCGCCCAGGCGCGTGCAGCCCTGGCAGAGTTGCTACAGCAGCAAGAGCGCTACATGACTCAACGCAACTGCTACGCAGGCTTTACCACCAACTCCAGCACGGGCGTCGCCACGGCAACCTCTCCAGGCAGCGCCTGCGGCGGAGTCACACCTAGTAGCGTGCCATTCAAGACATTTGCAGGAGACAGTCTGGCCAATGCCAGCTATATTTTGTCGGCCACTGCCTGCCCTGATGGATCGGGTGGTTCGCTCTCCATTGCTTCATGCGTTAAGGCAGTGGCGACCCCCATTCGTGCAGACCCTGCTGTCAATGTTTTGGAGATGACAAGCTCAGGCACCAAGACCTGCACCGGAACAGCATCCACCTCCAATCCCCGACTGTGCTGGCCATGA
- a CDS encoding PilC/PilY family type IV pilus protein gives MKHSMLTSTPLPPKTSWKRWLPSTPRAWMAWSFTPLAVVISFIAIGSGTPPSIPAVSLATEPLYAATTVDKPTMTLALSVEYPTVGAQYVTGSSTDATYSPDNEYLGYYDAEACYNYNDAPTETIPTGFVKADYKRFDRIGNATGRQCTDAFSGNFLNWASNSAIDMLRLALSGGDRYIDTPTLTILQRAFIPNNTPVCMWNSNNFPAKQLKRSLVANGSYGGAVPQKMRTAAGNNDIYVASTLNRIYFGTTRGGGCGNTNSYNLSSSGNNALNTDGFFYSRVQVCNTNTAGALQDARDYNLCRQYPNGNYKPTGAIQKYSDQLRLAAFGYLMDPTASYNNGRYGGVLRAPMKYVGTKTYDAQGQDNTPAGGNPKAEWNASNGVFNPDPENDTLNISGVINYLNKFGRTGATPGLYKTYDPVGEMYYQSLRYLQGLPPTPDAVSNITSAMQDGFPVYTSWPDDPYGGARSDTADYSCLKSNIVVIGDINTHDGDWRNIPTTDNKAANVPNFRNWHSVVRSFENNASATYVDGQGTSRTTGNPNGANGNSPSSSQTSQIMGYAYWAHTHDIRGTDWTSGAANPLLANGTTPNPATKRRPGLRVKTYLFDVNENGTQNDANIRRNRNQFFMAAKYGGFESDPSNPGNGPYNTYGNPFKRQNGTNDNNVWQKTDTPGEAASYYLQSDARNVLNAFDEIFSRASTTARSIAGAAIPSSAVSSTSGAVTYSANFDTSNWSGDVVAESIVVGSGNQLSVSAPLWSASTRLTTMTSPAANRKIFVGAGSATANPTATAFTWTTISSTLQGQLNKASPSSAADTKGQQRLNFLRGDRSQEGNLFRVRSSLLGDIINSNVVYSGAPSTAFTGTGYTAFRNAYDNRTAAVFAGANDGMLHAFNASNGNELFAYIPSWLGPRLSALAELDFTNNHQSYVDAPLVVGEAQVAFADAAADWKTVLVGGTGAGGSGIFALDVSNPGNFAASNVMWEFTRADDADLGQVIGQPQILKLRTDANTSTPTYRWFAVVGSGVNNYLPETTGGPFSSSGNPALFLLALDKQPTASWVLGTNYYKISLPADSTLTAANATGLANFAALYGRNGEVTDIFAGDLHGNLWKLTFTGKTPANWNLNTLSYFNKGTSASPLPYPFYIARDGSSSPKIQPITAAPSIFSGPIVSGQETFYVAFGTGKFIEAADKISTNTNSFYVIYDNGSTTKDNSPASASAITGRGRLAVGTVNTTTRTISVPSFKWGRATSNTDNTKRSGWYFDLPSSGEKSLSNIVNLGALNAAFNTLIPGSPGASAGACTSNQGSGNAYSLNIATGTGQYTQSTVGVLGPAAFFSNDDETTVSASDSTGRRIRTVTQRGLSIGQEGAGASGQATQVKQTIGRLSWRQIHDYQDMRNTTP, from the coding sequence ATGAAGCACTCTATGTTGACCTCCACGCCCTTGCCGCCCAAGACCTCCTGGAAACGCTGGCTGCCCAGCACACCCCGCGCCTGGATGGCGTGGTCCTTCACCCCTTTAGCCGTGGTGATCTCATTCATCGCCATAGGCAGTGGCACGCCCCCCAGCATTCCCGCTGTTTCACTGGCGACAGAGCCGCTGTACGCAGCCACCACGGTAGACAAGCCGACAATGACTCTTGCCTTGTCTGTGGAGTACCCCACCGTGGGCGCACAATACGTGACTGGTTCAAGCACCGATGCCACCTACAGCCCCGACAACGAATATCTGGGCTATTACGACGCCGAGGCTTGCTACAACTACAACGATGCGCCAACAGAGACCATTCCTACCGGTTTCGTCAAAGCCGACTACAAACGCTTTGACCGCATTGGCAACGCCACTGGGCGCCAGTGCACAGACGCCTTTAGCGGCAACTTTCTGAACTGGGCCAGCAACTCGGCCATCGACATGCTGCGTCTGGCCCTGTCCGGCGGAGATCGCTACATAGACACCCCCACCCTGACCATCTTGCAACGGGCTTTCATTCCCAATAACACCCCGGTATGCATGTGGAACAGCAACAATTTTCCGGCCAAGCAACTGAAAAGGAGCCTGGTTGCCAACGGCAGCTATGGGGGAGCTGTGCCCCAGAAAATGAGGACTGCAGCCGGCAACAATGATATTTACGTAGCCAGCACGCTCAATCGTATTTATTTCGGCACCACAAGAGGTGGTGGCTGCGGTAACACAAACTCTTACAATCTCTCTTCATCAGGCAACAATGCACTGAATACGGACGGCTTCTTCTATTCCCGAGTTCAGGTCTGCAATACCAATACCGCTGGTGCCTTGCAGGATGCTCGTGACTACAACCTGTGCCGCCAGTATCCCAACGGCAATTACAAACCCACGGGCGCCATCCAGAAGTACAGCGACCAGCTACGACTCGCCGCCTTCGGCTACCTCATGGACCCCACGGCCAGCTATAACAATGGTCGCTACGGTGGCGTGCTTCGTGCACCCATGAAGTATGTAGGCACCAAGACCTATGACGCTCAGGGCCAGGACAACACCCCCGCAGGCGGCAACCCCAAGGCGGAATGGAATGCCAGCAATGGAGTCTTCAACCCTGACCCTGAAAATGACACGCTCAACATTAGCGGCGTAATCAATTACCTCAACAAATTCGGGCGCACCGGAGCCACCCCCGGGCTGTATAAGACCTACGACCCCGTGGGCGAGATGTACTACCAGAGCCTGCGTTATCTGCAAGGCCTCCCTCCCACCCCAGATGCCGTCAGCAACATCACTTCGGCAATGCAGGATGGTTTTCCGGTCTACACCAGTTGGCCGGACGACCCCTATGGCGGCGCACGCAGCGACACGGCCGACTACTCCTGCCTGAAGAGCAATATCGTGGTGATTGGCGACATCAACACTCACGATGGAGACTGGCGCAATATCCCGACCACAGACAACAAGGCCGCCAACGTACCCAACTTTCGCAACTGGCACAGCGTGGTGCGCTCGTTTGAAAACAATGCCTCGGCCACCTATGTGGACGGCCAAGGCACCTCACGCACCACAGGCAACCCCAATGGCGCGAACGGAAATTCCCCCAGCAGCTCACAAACCAGCCAAATCATGGGCTATGCCTACTGGGCCCACACACACGATATACGGGGAACGGATTGGACCAGCGGGGCGGCCAACCCTCTTTTGGCAAACGGCACGACACCCAATCCAGCCACCAAGCGCCGCCCAGGCCTGCGCGTCAAAACCTATTTGTTTGACGTGAACGAAAACGGAACGCAGAACGACGCCAACATCCGGCGCAATCGCAACCAGTTTTTCATGGCAGCCAAGTACGGCGGCTTTGAAAGCGACCCATCCAATCCCGGCAACGGCCCTTACAACACCTACGGCAACCCGTTCAAACGCCAAAATGGTACGAACGATAACAACGTGTGGCAAAAGACGGATACACCTGGCGAAGCAGCGTCCTATTACCTGCAAAGCGATGCACGCAATGTATTGAATGCATTTGACGAAATCTTCAGCCGTGCCTCCACAACAGCACGCAGCATTGCTGGTGCAGCCATACCTTCCAGCGCGGTCTCCAGCACCAGTGGCGCTGTGACCTACTCCGCCAACTTCGATACCAGCAACTGGAGTGGTGACGTGGTGGCAGAATCCATCGTGGTGGGTAGCGGCAATCAGCTCTCGGTATCTGCTCCACTGTGGAGTGCGTCGACGCGCCTGACGACCATGACTTCGCCAGCCGCCAATCGCAAGATCTTCGTTGGCGCAGGCTCTGCCACAGCCAATCCTACGGCTACCGCATTTACCTGGACCACCATCAGCAGCACCTTGCAAGGCCAGCTGAACAAAGCCAGCCCCAGCAGTGCCGCAGATACCAAAGGGCAACAACGCCTGAACTTTCTGCGTGGTGACCGCAGCCAGGAAGGCAACCTGTTCCGGGTGCGCAGCAGCTTGCTGGGCGACATCATCAACTCCAACGTGGTTTATTCAGGGGCACCAAGCACGGCCTTTACAGGTACGGGCTATACCGCTTTTCGCAACGCTTACGACAACCGGACAGCGGCAGTGTTCGCAGGCGCCAACGATGGCATGCTTCATGCCTTCAATGCCAGCAATGGCAATGAACTATTTGCCTATATCCCCAGTTGGCTAGGTCCACGTCTGTCAGCCTTGGCAGAACTCGATTTCACCAACAACCACCAAAGTTATGTGGATGCACCCCTGGTTGTCGGCGAAGCCCAGGTTGCCTTTGCGGATGCTGCTGCCGACTGGAAAACCGTCCTGGTGGGAGGAACCGGCGCCGGAGGCTCAGGCATCTTCGCACTCGACGTATCCAACCCTGGCAACTTTGCGGCCAGCAACGTGATGTGGGAGTTCACACGCGCCGACGATGCCGACCTGGGCCAAGTCATAGGTCAGCCCCAGATACTCAAGTTGCGAACCGATGCCAATACCAGCACCCCCACGTATCGCTGGTTTGCCGTGGTTGGCAGTGGGGTGAATAACTACCTGCCTGAAACCACGGGAGGCCCCTTCAGCAGCTCAGGCAACCCCGCCCTGTTCTTGCTCGCCCTGGACAAGCAGCCCACGGCCTCATGGGTGCTGGGCACGAACTACTACAAAATTTCCCTGCCCGCAGACAGCACACTGACTGCAGCCAATGCCACAGGCCTGGCCAATTTCGCAGCCTTGTACGGCCGTAATGGCGAAGTCACAGACATCTTTGCTGGCGACTTACACGGCAACCTCTGGAAGCTGACATTCACGGGGAAGACTCCTGCCAATTGGAACCTCAACACCTTGTCCTATTTCAACAAGGGGACAAGCGCTAGCCCACTGCCCTACCCCTTTTATATCGCCCGAGATGGCAGCAGCAGCCCCAAGATACAGCCCATCACAGCCGCTCCCTCCATCTTTTCCGGACCTATAGTCAGCGGCCAGGAAACTTTTTATGTCGCGTTCGGCACAGGCAAGTTCATAGAAGCGGCAGACAAAATATCCACCAACACCAATAGCTTTTATGTGATCTATGACAACGGCAGCACCACCAAGGACAACTCGCCCGCCTCGGCCAGCGCCATTACAGGTCGCGGGCGCCTAGCGGTGGGCACGGTCAACACAACGACCAGAACCATTTCGGTGCCAAGCTTCAAATGGGGACGCGCCACCTCCAACACAGACAACACCAAGCGCTCCGGTTGGTACTTCGACCTTCCGAGTTCTGGCGAAAAATCCCTTAGTAACATTGTCAACCTCGGCGCACTCAATGCGGCTTTTAACACTTTGATTCCAGGATCGCCCGGAGCCTCTGCTGGTGCCTGCACCAGCAACCAGGGCAGCGGCAACGCCTATTCCTTGAACATCGCAACGGGCACAGGGCAGTACACACAATCCACAGTAGGTGTTCTGGGCCCGGCAGCCTTTTTTTCGAATGACGATGAGACGACTGTCAGTGCCAGTGACAGTACGGGCCGACGTATCCGCACGGTGACCCAGCGCGGACTGAGCATTGGCCAGGAAGGTGCCGGTGCCAGCGGGCAAGCGACTCAAGTCAAGCAAACCATTGGTCGCCTGAGCTGGCGCCAAATCCATGACTACCAAGATATGAGAAACACAACGCCGTGA
- a CDS encoding PilX N-terminal domain-containing pilus assembly protein produces the protein MQKQRASSRQSHSQAGASLIVVLLILVVVSILGVSGIQISMMGERSARNDRDNQIAWQSAEAALIDAEFDIEGLPATASMRRNTIFALGKTNIAQFIQNCGNSGQARGLCALNADNVKAAWLSVDFTATGNDASTTALGTFTGRNFPSGSVGIQPAQAPRYVIEAILDPDQARTAKPTDVKYIYRVTAMGFGPNPETQTVMQMLYRN, from the coding sequence ATGCAAAAGCAGAGAGCCTCTTCACGACAATCTCACTCACAAGCCGGTGCCTCCCTCATCGTAGTGCTGTTGATTCTGGTGGTGGTATCCATTCTGGGCGTCAGTGGCATCCAGATTTCCATGATGGGGGAGCGCAGTGCCCGCAACGACCGTGACAACCAGATTGCCTGGCAGTCTGCCGAAGCCGCGCTGATTGATGCCGAATTCGATATAGAAGGTCTACCAGCGACAGCCAGCATGCGACGCAATACCATTTTCGCCCTGGGAAAAACCAATATTGCGCAATTCATCCAGAACTGCGGCAATAGCGGACAAGCGCGCGGCCTGTGCGCCCTGAATGCCGATAACGTCAAGGCAGCATGGCTGTCTGTGGACTTCACCGCCACCGGCAACGACGCCTCCACGACTGCTCTAGGCACCTTCACCGGCCGAAACTTCCCGTCTGGCAGCGTCGGCATTCAACCTGCCCAAGCACCTCGCTATGTAATCGAAGCCATCCTTGACCCGGATCAGGCGCGCACCGCCAAACCCACCGATGTCAAGTACATCTATCGAGTCACTGCCATGGGATTCGGCCCCAACCCAGAAACACAGACCGTGATGCAAATGCTCTACCGCAATTAA
- a CDS encoding PilW family protein, translating into MNVSTTFRTTGPRALRRQRKLQHGLTLIELLVAMVLGLLIALAAAAALVVARQGFSNVDAASQLRDNGRFAQDVLQRVGVQVGFKSLQYAATTRPSNTDGVLANPPPHVFGLNNASRTSGDTWDDGSARTSGSVGYGSDILVLRYQTSMSTKDATAPDGTVIDCMGIAPTAIPTARDDRLISILHVAVGVDGEPALMCSRSATGAAPYDTQPLVSGVENFQVLYGVDGVAPGNTTTPITTAADSVPERYLRADQLTVDGNDTATYANWQRVRSLRIGLVLRAPPGSALDRSSQTFYPLGSAKGSASGTTGSAFSSTNDPNTVFTPAIDGRLRQTVTFTVHLRNFQEDI; encoded by the coding sequence ATGAACGTCTCTACCACTTTCCGCACAACCGGCCCCCGAGCCCTTCGTCGGCAGCGCAAGTTGCAGCATGGCCTCACCTTGATCGAGCTATTGGTCGCCATGGTGCTTGGCCTGTTGATCGCCCTGGCCGCCGCAGCGGCCCTGGTTGTGGCTCGCCAAGGCTTCAGCAATGTGGATGCAGCTTCGCAATTGCGTGATAACGGCCGTTTTGCACAAGATGTGCTGCAACGCGTAGGTGTGCAGGTCGGCTTCAAAAGCCTGCAATACGCCGCCACCACCCGACCCTCCAACACCGACGGAGTGCTAGCCAACCCGCCACCCCATGTCTTTGGACTCAATAACGCATCGCGCACCAGTGGCGACACTTGGGACGACGGCTCAGCGCGCACCAGCGGGTCCGTCGGCTATGGAAGTGACATTCTGGTACTGCGCTACCAGACCAGCATGAGCACCAAAGACGCCACAGCCCCTGATGGCACGGTGATCGACTGCATGGGCATAGCCCCCACCGCAATACCAACGGCTCGCGATGACCGCCTGATCAGCATTCTGCATGTCGCTGTTGGCGTGGACGGAGAACCGGCACTCATGTGTTCGCGCTCGGCCACGGGCGCGGCTCCCTATGACACACAGCCCTTGGTCAGCGGCGTCGAGAATTTTCAGGTGCTTTATGGCGTCGACGGTGTGGCACCCGGCAACACCACAACTCCCATTACAACAGCTGCAGACTCCGTGCCCGAGCGCTATCTGCGTGCCGATCAATTGACAGTAGACGGCAACGACACTGCCACTTATGCCAACTGGCAGCGCGTGCGCAGCCTGCGCATCGGTTTGGTGCTACGCGCCCCCCCAGGCTCGGCACTGGACCGCTCCAGCCAGACCTTTTACCCACTTGGGTCGGCCAAGGGCTCTGCCTCAGGCACAACGGGCTCGGCATTCTCCAGCACCAACGACCCCAATACGGTGTTTACTCCGGCAATTGATGGACGCCTGCGCCAGACCGTCACCTTTACCGTTCACTTACGCAACTTCCAGGAGGACATCTGA
- the pilV gene encoding type IV pilus modification protein PilV, with amino-acid sequence MKPASQRTSRLRKIQPSYHAHGFTLIEVLVAIVVFSFGLLGMVGMQAFALQANREARLQSQATSLARELAEMMRGNKQIAVLTTAATNPYLGTFAVGSLTPSTASYCLNVSNAATGCTTTTDIASAQMTDWLARVDATLPGARVSVCLDGAPYGSDGLPQWSCTPSTANEIIFIKIGWTQTSTDRSKTGAGALSQASDANSRPNLVLPVTSGSSV; translated from the coding sequence ATGAAACCAGCATCTCAGCGCACCTCTCGTTTGCGCAAGATTCAGCCCAGCTACCATGCCCATGGCTTCACTTTGATTGAAGTCCTGGTCGCAATTGTCGTCTTCTCCTTTGGCCTGCTGGGTATGGTTGGCATGCAGGCCTTTGCCTTGCAAGCCAATCGCGAAGCGCGGCTGCAAAGCCAGGCGACTTCTTTGGCACGAGAATTGGCAGAGATGATGCGCGGCAACAAGCAAATTGCCGTTCTGACCACCGCAGCCACCAACCCTTACCTGGGCACCTTTGCTGTGGGCAGCCTGACCCCAAGTACGGCGAGCTACTGCCTCAACGTCAGCAACGCCGCGACAGGCTGCACCACGACCACGGACATCGCCAGCGCCCAAATGACCGACTGGCTGGCCCGCGTCGACGCAACCCTGCCCGGCGCTCGTGTCTCTGTTTGCCTGGATGGTGCACCTTATGGTTCGGACGGCCTGCCGCAATGGAGCTGTACGCCCAGCACAGCCAATGAGATCATTTTCATCAAAATCGGCTGGACACAGACCAGCACCGACCGTAGCAAGACCGGCGCCGGCGCACTCAGCCAGGCCTCGGATGCCAACTCTCGCCCCAACCTGGTCCTGCCTGTGACCAGCGGAAGCAGCGTATGA
- the ribD gene encoding bifunctional diaminohydroxyphosphoribosylaminopyrimidine deaminase/5-amino-6-(5-phosphoribosylamino)uracil reductase RibD — MHDEQEVGSDEQSPWMRRALELAQDALYRTSPNPRVGCVLVNAAGQIIGEGATQQVGGPHAEVMALRDAARRGHSVQGATAYVTLEPCAHTGRTGPCCEALARAGVARVVASLQDPNPQVAGHGLAHLRAAGVQVDVGLGAAQSRELNLGFMSRMVRKQPWVRMKVAASLDGKTALGNGVSQWITSSDARSDGHAWRARSCAILTGVGTVLADNPRLDVRDVLTERQPKLVIVDSHLRTPADAAIFKAPRAVLIYALNINQPQADELRAQGALLIEAPRDGQGRIDLAFVMQDLAKAQEINELHVEAGETLNGALLNASLVDELLAYVAPKLLGPGKEWALLPSLQRLDQSIDMEFHAIDRVGVDLRVLARIKGRDQF; from the coding sequence ATGCATGACGAGCAAGAAGTGGGAAGTGATGAGCAGTCGCCTTGGATGCGTCGGGCGTTGGAGCTGGCGCAGGATGCGCTGTACCGGACCTCGCCCAACCCGCGTGTGGGCTGTGTTTTGGTCAATGCCGCTGGACAGATAATTGGTGAAGGTGCGACTCAGCAAGTGGGAGGACCTCATGCCGAAGTGATGGCGCTGCGCGATGCTGCCCGGCGTGGTCACAGTGTGCAGGGGGCGACCGCTTATGTCACTTTGGAGCCTTGCGCGCATACGGGGCGCACCGGACCCTGTTGTGAGGCACTTGCTCGGGCCGGTGTTGCCCGTGTGGTTGCATCACTGCAAGACCCTAACCCACAGGTGGCGGGCCATGGCTTGGCGCACTTGCGTGCGGCGGGTGTGCAGGTGGACGTGGGGCTGGGTGCTGCACAGTCGCGCGAGCTGAACTTGGGCTTTATGAGTCGCATGGTGCGCAAGCAGCCCTGGGTGCGCATGAAGGTTGCTGCATCGCTGGATGGTAAAACGGCTTTGGGCAACGGAGTCAGTCAATGGATCACCTCATCGGATGCCCGTTCGGACGGGCATGCCTGGCGTGCCCGTAGCTGTGCCATTTTGACGGGCGTGGGTACCGTGCTTGCTGACAACCCACGTTTGGACGTTCGCGATGTGCTCACCGAACGGCAGCCCAAGCTGGTGATTGTGGATAGTCACTTGCGAACGCCTGCGGATGCTGCGATTTTTAAAGCGCCTCGTGCTGTTCTTATCTATGCCTTGAATATCAATCAGCCTCAGGCTGATGAGTTGCGAGCACAAGGCGCTCTGTTAATTGAAGCGCCAAGGGATGGGCAAGGGCGCATAGATCTGGCATTTGTCATGCAGGATTTGGCCAAAGCCCAGGAAATCAATGAGTTGCATGTGGAGGCCGGGGAGACGCTCAATGGCGCATTGCTGAACGCCTCGCTTGTTGATGAGTTGCTGGCCTATGTGGCGCCGAAGTTGCTGGGGCCGGGTAAGGAATGGGCTTTGCTGCCCTCCTTGCAACGCCTGGACCAGTCCATTGATATGGAGTTTCACGCCATCGACCGCGTGGGCGTGGATTTGCGAGTGCTTGCCAGAATCAAGGGGCGAGATCAGTTCTGA
- the rpsO gene encoding 30S ribosomal protein S15, with product MIAASIKAEVVKANARSENDTGSPEVQVALLTARINELTPHFKANAKDHHGRRGLLRMVSRRRKLLDYLKSKDAERYTALIAKLGLRK from the coding sequence ATGATCGCTGCCTCTATCAAGGCTGAAGTTGTCAAGGCTAACGCTCGTTCCGAAAACGACACTGGTAGCCCAGAAGTGCAAGTGGCTCTGCTGACTGCTCGCATCAACGAACTGACTCCTCACTTCAAGGCAAACGCCAAGGACCACCACGGTCGTCGCGGCCTGCTGCGCATGGTGAGCCGTCGTCGTAAGCTGCTGGACTACCTGAAGTCCAAGGACGCTGAGCGTTACACTGCTCTGATCGCCAAGCTGGGCCTGCGTAAGTAA
- the pnp gene encoding polyribonucleotide nucleotidyltransferase translates to MTMFNKVTKTFQWGQHTVTMETGEIARQASGAVLVNIDDTVVLATVVGSKIAKSGQDFFPLTVDYIEKTYAAGKIPGSFFKREAKPSELETLTSRLIDRPIRPLFPEGFYNDVHVVIHTISLNPEVDADIAAMIAVSAALSVSGLPFNGPIGAARVGYINGEYVLNPGQTQRKDSLMDLVVAGTEAAVLMVESEAQQLPEEVMLGAVVYGHEQGQVAINAIHELVRDAGKPVWDWTAPAKDEALIAKVAELGEAKLRAAYQERNKQVRTHACRLAYADVKAGLTEQGVAFDGVKVESMLFDIEASIVRSQILAGEPRIDGRDTRTVRPIEIRNSVLPRTHGSALFTRGETQALVISTLGTERDAQRIDALSGEFEDRFLFHYNMPPFATGEVGRMGSTKRREIGHGRLAKRALAACLPTKEEFPYTIRVVSEITESNGSSSMASVCGGCLSMMDAGVPMKAHVAGIAMGLIKEDSRFAVLTDILGDEDHLGDMDFKVAGTTSGITALQMDIKIQGITKEIMQVALAQAKEARMHILGKMQEAMGEAKTEVSDFAPKLFTMKINPEKIRDVIGKGGATIRALTEETGTQINIEEDGTITIAATDGAKAEAAKLRIEQITAEVEIGKIYEGPIVKILEFGALINLLPGKDGLLHISQIAHERVEKVTDYLQEGQVIKVKVLETDDKGRVKLSMKALTERPAGMPEREPREPREYRERAPRQNRDSREPRENREPRDNRGGADDQQQQQQQ, encoded by the coding sequence ATGACCATGTTCAATAAAGTGACCAAGACTTTCCAATGGGGCCAGCACACGGTCACCATGGAAACCGGCGAAATCGCCCGTCAGGCCTCCGGCGCCGTGCTGGTCAATATCGACGACACCGTGGTGCTGGCCACCGTGGTGGGTTCCAAGATTGCCAAGTCAGGCCAGGATTTCTTCCCCCTGACCGTTGATTACATCGAGAAGACATACGCTGCAGGCAAGATCCCCGGCAGCTTCTTCAAGCGCGAAGCCAAGCCTTCGGAGCTGGAGACTTTGACTTCGCGTCTGATCGACCGTCCTATCCGTCCTCTGTTCCCAGAAGGCTTCTACAACGACGTGCACGTGGTCATCCACACCATCTCGTTGAACCCCGAAGTGGATGCCGACATCGCTGCGATGATCGCTGTGTCCGCCGCCCTGTCGGTGTCCGGCCTGCCTTTCAACGGCCCCATCGGTGCGGCACGCGTGGGTTACATCAATGGCGAGTACGTGCTCAACCCCGGTCAGACCCAGCGCAAGGATTCGCTGATGGATCTGGTGGTTGCCGGTACCGAAGCCGCTGTGCTGATGGTGGAGTCCGAAGCCCAACAACTGCCTGAAGAAGTCATGCTGGGCGCCGTGGTCTACGGCCACGAGCAAGGCCAAGTAGCCATCAACGCGATTCACGAACTGGTGCGTGACGCCGGCAAGCCCGTGTGGGATTGGACTGCGCCTGCCAAGGACGAAGCGCTGATCGCCAAGGTGGCCGAGCTGGGCGAAGCCAAGCTGCGCGCTGCTTACCAAGAGCGTAACAAGCAAGTGCGCACGCACGCTTGCCGTTTGGCTTACGCCGACGTGAAGGCCGGCCTGACCGAGCAAGGCGTGGCGTTTGATGGCGTCAAGGTCGAAAGCATGCTGTTCGATATCGAAGCCAGCATCGTTCGCTCGCAAATTCTGGCAGGCGAGCCCCGTATCGACGGTCGCGACACCCGCACCGTGCGCCCCATCGAAATCCGCAACTCCGTGCTGCCCCGCACCCACGGTTCGGCCCTGTTCACCCGTGGTGAAACACAGGCTCTGGTGATCTCCACTCTGGGCACCGAGCGCGATGCACAGCGTATCGACGCACTGTCGGGCGAGTTCGAAGACCGCTTCCTGTTCCACTACAACATGCCTCCCTTTGCCACCGGCGAAGTGGGCCGCATGGGTTCGACCAAGCGCCGCGAAATCGGCCACGGCCGTCTGGCCAAGCGTGCTTTGGCCGCTTGCCTGCCCACCAAGGAAGAGTTCCCCTACACCATCCGCGTGGTGTCGGAAATCACGGAATCCAACGGCTCCTCGTCCATGGCTTCGGTCTGCGGCGGCTGCCTGTCCATGATGGACGCCGGCGTTCCCATGAAGGCACATGTGGCAGGTATCGCCATGGGCTTGATCAAGGAAGACAGCCGCTTTGCCGTGTTGACCGACATCCTGGGTGACGAAGATCACCTGGGCGACATGGACTTCAAGGTGGCTGGTACCACCAGCGGTATCACGGCTTTGCAGATGGACATCAAGATCCAGGGCATTACCAAGGAAATCATGCAAGTGGCACTGGCGCAAGCCAAGGAAGCGCGCATGCACATCCTGGGCAAGATGCAGGAAGCCATGGGCGAAGCCAAGACCGAAGTGTCCGATTTCGCTCCCAAGCTGTTCACCATGAAGATCAACCCCGAGAAGATCCGTGACGTGATCGGCAAGGGCGGCGCCACCATCCGTGCGCTGACCGAAGAAACCGGCACGCAGATCAACATCGAGGAAGACGGCACCATCACCATCGCCGCCACTGACGGCGCGAAGGCTGAAGCTGCCAAGCTGCGCATCGAACAAATCACGGCCGAAGTCGAAATCGGCAAGATCTACGAAGGTCCTATCGTCAAGATCCTGGAATTCGGTGCTCTGATCAACCTGCTGCCCGGCAAGGACGGTCTGCTGCACATCAGCCAGATCGCTCATGAGCGTGTGGAAAAAGTGACCGACTATCTGCAAGAAGGTCAGGTCATCAAGGTCAAGGTTCTGGAAACCGACGACAAGGGGCGCGTCAAGCTGTCCATGAAGGCTTTGACCGAGCGTCCCGCCGGCATGCCCGAGCGTGAGCCTCGCGAACCCCGCGAGTACCGCGAACGTGCTCCCCGTCAGAACCGTGACTCGCGCGAACCCCGCGAGAACCGTGAGCCACGCGACAACCGCGGCGGCGCTGACGACCAGCAACAACAGCAACAGCAGTAA